The sequence below is a genomic window from Ottowia sp. SB7-C50.
GGCACCGACTGGTTGCTCATCACCGTCATCTGCATCGGCCTGTTCATCGGCGCCATGGGCAAGTCGGCGCAATTCCCGCTGCATGTCTGGCTGCCGGATTCGATGGAAGGCCCCACGCCCATCTCTGCGCTGATTCACGCAGCCACGATGGTGACGGCGGGCATCTTCATGGTGGCGCGCATGTCGCCGTTGTTCGAGCTGTCCGACACCGCGCTCAACTTCATCCTGATCATCGGCGCCATCACGGCCCTGTTCATGGGCTTCCTGGGCATCATCCAGAACGACATCAAGCGCGTCGTCGCCTATTCGACCCTGTCGCAGCTGGGCTACATGACGGTGGCGCTCGGTGCGTCGGCCTATTCGGTGGCGGTGTTCCACCTGATGACGCACGCGTTCTTCAAGGCACTGCTGTTCCTGGCCGCGGGTTCGGTCATCATCGGCATGCACCACAACCAGGACATCCGCTGGATGGGCGGCCTGCGCAAGTACATGCCCATCACCTGGCTGACTTTCCTCATCGGTTCGCTGGCCCTGATCGGAACGCCGTTCTTCTCGGGCTTCTATTCCAAGGACGCCATCATCGAGGCGGTGCATGCCAGCCATCTGCCGGCCGCGGGCTTTGCGCACTTTGCCGTGCTGGCGGGCGTCTTCGTCACGGCGTTCTACTCGTTCCGTCTCTACTTCCTGGTGTTCCACGGGAAGGAGCGCTACGACCTCAACCCCGACGCGCACCACGACGACCACGGCCACGGCCATGGGCATGACGAGAAGCCCCATGAAACGCCGTGGGTGGTGTGGCTGCCGCTGGTGCTGCTCGCCATTCCGTCCGTCGTCATTGGCGCCATGACGCTCATGCCCATGCTGTTTGGCAGCTTCTTCAAGGGCGTTATCCATGTCGACGCCGCGCGCCATCCGGCCATGGCAGAACTGGCGCATGAGATCCATGGCTGGATTCCGATGGCCCTGCACGGGTTCTCCACCGCGCCTTTCTGGCTCGCGCTGGCCGGGGTGGTCGCGGCCTACTACATGTACCTGATCAATCCCGCCTTGCCGGCAGCGATCAAGCGGATGTTCCAGCCGATCTATACGCTGCTCGACAACAAGTACTACCTCGACTGGATCAACGAGAACATCCTTGCCCGCGGCGCACGCATGCTGGGTACGGGTCTGTGGAAGGGCGGCGACCGCGGCCTGATCGATGGCCTGCTGGTCAATGGCTCATGGAAGGTGGTGGGCTGGGTGTCGGGCGTCGTGCGTCGCCTGCAGTCCGGTTATCTCTACCACTATGCGCTGGTGATGATCCTGGGCATCTTCGTGCTGATGACGTACTTCGTCTGGCTCAACAAGTAAGGAAGAGCGAGAATAAAAATGGGTTGGTTGAGCCTCGCCATCTGGACGCCGATCGCATTCGGCGCCGTGTTGCTGTTGCTGGGTCGAGAGAGACAGGCACAGCTCGTGCGCTGGATCGCGCTGATCGGGTCGCTGGTCAGTGTGCTGGTCACGCTGCCCCTCTACAGCGGCTTCCGTCTGGGCACCGCTGCAATGCAGTTCGTTGAAAAGTCGGTCTGGATTCCGCGCTTCAACGTCAACTATCACCTCGGCGTGGACGGCATCTCGCTGTGGTTCGTGCTGCTGACGGCCTTCATCACCGTCATCGTGGTGATTGCCGGCTGGGAAGTGATCCAGCAGAAGGTCAACCAGTACATGGCGGCCTTCCTGATCCTGTCGGGGCTGATGATCGGCGTGTTCTCCGCGCTCGATGGCGTGCTGTTCTATGTGTTTTTCGAGGCGACCCTGATTCCGATGTACCTGATCATCGGTATCTGGGGCGGGCCGAACAAGATCTACGCGGCGTTCAAGTTCTTCCTCTACACCTTGCTGGGGTCGTTGCTCACGCTGGTGGCGTTCATCTACCTGTACACCCGCTCGGGCGGCAGCTTCGACATTCTCACGTGGCAAACCCTGCCGCTGTCCGGCACGGCGCAGACGCTGCTGTTCTTCGCGCTGTTCGCTGCATTCGCCGTCAAGGTGCCGATGTGGCCGGTGCATACCTGGTTGCCCGACGTCCACGTCGAGGCGCCGACCGGTGGTTCCGCCGTGCTGGCCGCCATCATGCTGAAGCTGGGCGCCTACGGTTTCCTGCGTTTCTCGCTGCCGATATTGCCCGATGCATCGCGCGAATGGGCGTGGTTGATGATTGCACTGTCGCTGATTGCCGTGATCTACGTGGGTCTGGTGGCGCTGGTGCAGCAGGACATGAAGAAGCTGGTGGCGTACTCGTCGGTGGCCCACATGGGCTTCGTCACGCTGGGCTTCTTCATCTTCAACGACATGGGCATTACCGGCGGTCTGATTCAGATGATCGCCCACGGCTTCGTGTCGGGCGCCATGTTCCTTTGCATCGGCGTGCTGTACGACCGCGTGCACTCGCGGGAGATTGCCAGCTACGGCGGGGTAGTGAACACCATGCCGCGCTTCACGGCCTTCGCGCTGCTGTTTGCCATGGCCAACTGCGGGTTGCCGGGCACCGCGGGCTTCGTGGGCGAATGGATGGTGATTCTGGGCGCCGTCAAGGCCAACTTCTGGATCGGTGTCGCGGCCGCCACGGCCTTGATTTCGGGCGCCGCCTACACGCTGTGGATGTTCAAGCGCGTGTACCTGGGCCCGATGGTCAATGACGACGTGCGCAAGCTCACCGACATCAATGGGCGCGAATTCCTGATGCTGGCGCTGCTGGCGATTGCCGTGCTGTGGATGGGCCTGTATCCCAAGCCCATCACCGACGTGATGGACGCCTCGGTGGCCAACCTGATTAAGCAGGTGGCGGTATCCAAGCTGAATTGAGGACTTTGGAGATGATTGACAGATTCAGTTGGGTGGCCATCTATCCGGAAATCGTGTTGCTGGTCATGGCGTGCGTGATCGCGCTCATTGACCTCCTTGACCACAGTCCGAGGCGCACCTCGGCCTATGTGCTGGCGCTTCTCACGCTGCTGGGCGTGGCCGGCCTGACGGGCATGTATGCGGCGGGTGGGCAGACCATCTACGGGTTCGACGGCCTGGTGGTGAGCGACCCCATGGCCAACTGGCTTAAATGCTTCTCGGCCTTGGCGATGCTGGTCACGTTCATCTATGGACGTAGATATGTGACCGAGCGCGGCATGCTGCGCGGCGGCGAATGGTATGTGCTGGGCCTGCTGTCCTTGCTGGGCGCGTTCGTGATGATCGCGGCCAACAACCTGCTCCTGCTGTATCTCGGCCTCGAATGCCTGACGCTGGCCAGCTACGCGATGGTCGCACTGCGCCGTGACCATGCCGTGTCGGTCGAGGCCGCCATGAAGTACTTCGTGCTGGGAGCCATGGCGTCGGGCTTCCTGCTGTACGGCCTGTCCATGCTCTACGGCGCCACCGGCACGCTGGACATTGGCGGACTGTTCAAGGCCGTATCTTCCGGGCAGATCCGGCACACCGTGCTGGTGTTCGGACTGGTGTTCGTCGTAGCTGGCGTGGCGTTCAAGTTCGGTGCCGTGCCTTTCCACATGTGGATTCCCGACGTGTATCAAGGCGCACCCACGGCGGTCACGCTGATGATCGGCGCGGCGCCCAAACTGGCGGCGTTTGCCATGGCGATCCGCCTGCTGGTCGAAGGCCTGTTGCCGCTCGCCTTCGACTGGCAGCAGATGCTGGGCCTGCTGGCCATCGCGTCGCTGCTCATCGGTAACCTGGCGGCCATTGCGCAAACCAACATCAAGCGCATGCTGGCGTATTCGACAATCTCCCACATGGGCTTCGTGCTGCTGGGTCTGATGGCGGGTGTGGTCAATGGCAACGCGCTGGCTGCGGCCAATGCGTACAGCTCGGCCATGTTCTACGTCGTGACCTACGTACTGACCACGCTGGCGGGTTTCGGCGTCATCCTGCTGCTGTCGCGCGAGGGGCATGAGAGCGAGGAGATCGCTGACTTCGCCGGACTCAACAGCCGCAGCCCGCTGTACGCCGGCATCATGGCGATTTGCCTGTTCTCGATGGCAGGGCTGCCGCCCTTGGTGGGTTTCCAGGCCAAGCTGTCGGTGCTGCAGGCACTGGTCAGCACGGGGCAGGGCGCCTACATCGGGCTGGCCGTGTTCGCCGTCATGATGTCCTTGATCGGCGCGTTCTACTACCTGCGCGTCATCAAGGTCATGTACTTTGACGATCCGGTGTCCGACGCCGCCCTCGATGCGCCGATGGACATGCGTGCCGTGCTCACGGCCAACGGCGCGTTGCTGCTGATTCTGGGCATCCTGCCTGGCGGATTGATGGCGCTGTGCGCCAAGGCCATCGTGCAGATGCTGGCCACCTGAGAATGAGTCAATCGGTTTCGATCTGGCTGCTCATTCTGCTGGCATTCGTTGCCGCCAACCTGCCGTTCGTCAACCAACGCCTGTTGACCGTGGTGCCGCTCAAGGCACCGGTCAAGAACCTGGCCTGGCGGCTCGCTGAATTGCTGTTCTGGTATGCGGTCGTCATCGGTATCGGCATGGCGATGGAGCGCGCGGTGGGGCAGAACCAGTCGCAAGGCTGGGAGTTCTACGCCGTCACCGGCGCCATGTTCCTGACGCTGGCGTTTCCGGGCTTCGTCTATCGCTATCTGGTGCGCCGGGGCGGCCGATGAGCGACCATCTGGCCGAGGTTCGCGTCGACGGGCGCGAAGTCCTCAAAGGGCACTTTCTCCACGCCTTCTGCGATCAAGTCAGACTGCCCGATGGCACAACGGCACAGCGCGAATACGTTGTTCACCCCGGCGCGGTGATGATCGTGCCGTTGCTGCAGACGGCCACGGGTTCGACCGAATTGGTGCTGGAGCGGCAGTATCGCTACCCTGTGCAGCAGGTGATGGTGGAGTTTCCCGCCGGCAAGCTCGATGCCGGCGAAACCACGCTCCGCTGCGCCCAGCGCGAGCTGCGTGAAGAAACCGGGTACACCGCCCGTGAATGGGCGCGTGCCGGCGTGCTGCATCCCGTAGTGTCCTACTCGACCGAATTCATCGAGATCTGGTTTGCCCGCGACTTGCAAGCGGGCGAACGCCGTCTGGACGAGGGCGAGTTTCTCGATGTGTTCACCTTGCCCGTCCACGAATTGATTGCCTGGTGTCGCGATGGCCAGGTCACCGACGCCAAGACGCTTATTGGGGCGCTCTGGCTGCAGAACGTGCAAAGCGGCGCCTGGAAGCTGGATTGGCAGGCAGCGGTGCCCGACTGACGCCATGAAAGTGCTCGACCTTCAATGCACGCACGGCCATGCTTTCGAGGGCTGGTTTTCGTCCGAGGACGACTTTCAGGACCAGCTCACGCGGCAGTTGCTGGCGTGCCCGATGTGCGGCGACAGCCAGGTCGTGAAGCTGCCCAGCGCGCCCCGGCTTAACCTGGGCTCGACGACCGCGCCGGCCACACCGTCGGCTCCCCCGTCCGCAGTACCGACCGAACGTTCCACGGCAGCGGTCATGCCAGCTGCGGCGATGCAGGCCG
It includes:
- the nuoL gene encoding NADH-quinone oxidoreductase subunit L, which produces MSQVLSASTLLAVPLAPLAGSLFAGILGTAFGGNRVGRAASHTATILGVLIAFVLSALTLNSVIVDGARFDQTLYQWMVIGGLKMEVGFLIDSLTATMMCVVTFVSLMVHIYTIGYMAEDDGYNRFFSYISLFTFSMLMLVMSNNFLQLFFGWEAVGLVSYLLIGFWFNRPTAVFANMKAFLVNRVGDFGFILGIGLIAAYAGTLNYGEVFAKSGELAKLGFPGTDWLLITVICIGLFIGAMGKSAQFPLHVWLPDSMEGPTPISALIHAATMVTAGIFMVARMSPLFELSDTALNFILIIGAITALFMGFLGIIQNDIKRVVAYSTLSQLGYMTVALGASAYSVAVFHLMTHAFFKALLFLAAGSVIIGMHHNQDIRWMGGLRKYMPITWLTFLIGSLALIGTPFFSGFYSKDAIIEAVHASHLPAAGFAHFAVLAGVFVTAFYSFRLYFLVFHGKERYDLNPDAHHDDHGHGHGHDEKPHETPWVVWLPLVLLAIPSVVIGAMTLMPMLFGSFFKGVIHVDAARHPAMAELAHEIHGWIPMALHGFSTAPFWLALAGVVAAYYMYLINPALPAAIKRMFQPIYTLLDNKYYLDWINENILARGARMLGTGLWKGGDRGLIDGLLVNGSWKVVGWVSGVVRRLQSGYLYHYALVMILGIFVLMTYFVWLNK
- a CDS encoding NADH-quinone oxidoreductase subunit M, whose protein sequence is MGWLSLAIWTPIAFGAVLLLLGRERQAQLVRWIALIGSLVSVLVTLPLYSGFRLGTAAMQFVEKSVWIPRFNVNYHLGVDGISLWFVLLTAFITVIVVIAGWEVIQQKVNQYMAAFLILSGLMIGVFSALDGVLFYVFFEATLIPMYLIIGIWGGPNKIYAAFKFFLYTLLGSLLTLVAFIYLYTRSGGSFDILTWQTLPLSGTAQTLLFFALFAAFAVKVPMWPVHTWLPDVHVEAPTGGSAVLAAIMLKLGAYGFLRFSLPILPDASREWAWLMIALSLIAVIYVGLVALVQQDMKKLVAYSSVAHMGFVTLGFFIFNDMGITGGLIQMIAHGFVSGAMFLCIGVLYDRVHSREIASYGGVVNTMPRFTAFALLFAMANCGLPGTAGFVGEWMVILGAVKANFWIGVAAATALISGAAYTLWMFKRVYLGPMVNDDVRKLTDINGREFLMLALLAIAVLWMGLYPKPITDVMDASVANLIKQVAVSKLN
- the nuoN gene encoding NADH-quinone oxidoreductase subunit NuoN — protein: MIDRFSWVAIYPEIVLLVMACVIALIDLLDHSPRRTSAYVLALLTLLGVAGLTGMYAAGGQTIYGFDGLVVSDPMANWLKCFSALAMLVTFIYGRRYVTERGMLRGGEWYVLGLLSLLGAFVMIAANNLLLLYLGLECLTLASYAMVALRRDHAVSVEAAMKYFVLGAMASGFLLYGLSMLYGATGTLDIGGLFKAVSSGQIRHTVLVFGLVFVVAGVAFKFGAVPFHMWIPDVYQGAPTAVTLMIGAAPKLAAFAMAIRLLVEGLLPLAFDWQQMLGLLAIASLLIGNLAAIAQTNIKRMLAYSTISHMGFVLLGLMAGVVNGNALAAANAYSSAMFYVVTYVLTTLAGFGVILLLSREGHESEEIADFAGLNSRSPLYAGIMAICLFSMAGLPPLVGFQAKLSVLQALVSTGQGAYIGLAVFAVMMSLIGAFYYLRVIKVMYFDDPVSDAALDAPMDMRAVLTANGALLLILGILPGGLMALCAKAIVQMLAT
- a CDS encoding DUF2818 family protein, whose amino-acid sequence is MSQSVSIWLLILLAFVAANLPFVNQRLLTVVPLKAPVKNLAWRLAELLFWYAVVIGIGMAMERAVGQNQSQGWEFYAVTGAMFLTLAFPGFVYRYLVRRGGR
- a CDS encoding NUDIX hydrolase — protein: MSDHLAEVRVDGREVLKGHFLHAFCDQVRLPDGTTAQREYVVHPGAVMIVPLLQTATGSTELVLERQYRYPVQQVMVEFPAGKLDAGETTLRCAQRELREETGYTAREWARAGVLHPVVSYSTEFIEIWFARDLQAGERRLDEGEFLDVFTLPVHELIAWCRDGQVTDAKTLIGALWLQNVQSGAWKLDWQAAVPD
- a CDS encoding DUF1178 family protein, with translation MKVLDLQCTHGHAFEGWFSSEDDFQDQLTRQLLACPMCGDSQVVKLPSAPRLNLGSTTAPATPSAPPSAVPTERSTAAVMPAAAMQAAWLQMVRRVVASTEDVGERFAEEARRMHYGEAAERGIRGQASIEQTEELLDEGIVVLPLPLPPGFKDTLQ